Proteins co-encoded in one Uloborus diversus isolate 005 chromosome 9, Udiv.v.3.1, whole genome shotgun sequence genomic window:
- the LOC129230289 gene encoding zinc finger protein 345-like: LSIHSGEKPYSCEHCSKAFSKASYLKKHLRVHAGEKPYSCEHCSKAFSDASYLKKHLRYHTGEKPYSCEHCSKAFSNGAYLKKHLNIHTGEKPYSCKHCSKAYSDASYLKKHLLHHTGEKPYSCEHCSKTFSDALYLKKHLRHHTGEKPYSCEHCSKAFYDSSDLKRHLRVHSGEKPYSCEQCSKAFANASTLVKHRRIHTGTKPYSCEHCSKTFADPSYLNKHLKIHTRKKP, encoded by the exons ctgagtatccattctggcgagaaaccgtattcctgcgaacattgctcaaaagcattttcgaAAGCTTCgtatttaaagaaacatctgagagtACATGCTGgggaaaaaccgtattcttgtgaacattgttcaaag gcattttccgatgcttcatatttaaagaaacatcttagataccatactggcgagaaaccgtattcttgtgaacattgctcaaaggcattttccaaCGGTGCgtatttaaagaaacatctgaatatccatactggcgagaaaccgtattcctgtaaaCATTGCTCAAAAGCATATTCCGATGcttcatatttaaagaaacatttgttacatcatactggcgagaaaccatattcttgtgaacattgctcaaaaacattttccgatgctttatatttaaagaaacatttaagacaccatactggcgagaaaccgtattcttgtgaacattgctcaaaagcattttacgACTCTTCAGATTTGAAGAGACATCTTCGAGTTCATAGTGGGGAGAAACCGTACTCCTGTGAGCAGTGTTCAAAAGCATTTGCCAACGCTTCGACATTAGTGAAACATCGGAGAATTCATACTGGCACGAAACcatattcctgtgaacattgttcaaagacatttgcCGACCCATCATATCTAAATAAGCATCTGAAAATACATACTCGCAAAAAACCGTAG
- the LOC129230290 gene encoding protein krueppel-like, which produces ACEHCSKTFSTASNLKQHLRTNTGEKPYACETHTGEKPFSCELCSKEFSHLATLRRHLRLHTGEKPFSCEVCSREFSQLAHLKVHLRTHTGEKPFSCEICSGKFSQLANLRDHLRTHTGEKPYACELQSGLNVDEVQQV; this is translated from the exons gcctgtgaacattgctcaaagacATTTTCCACCGCTTCAAATTTAAAGCAACACTTGAGAACCAatactggagaaaagccataTGCATGTGAA acccatactggcgaaaagccattCTCCTGTGAGTTGTGTTCTAAGGAATTTTCTCATCTGGCAACCCTGAGAAGGCACTTGAGACTCCATACTGGAGAGAAGCCATTTTCCTGTGAAGTGTGTTCTAGGGAATTTTCTCAACTTGCACACCTGAAAGTGcacttgagaacccatactggagaaaagccattCTCCTGTGAAATATGTTCTGGGAAATTTTCTCAACTAGCAAACCTGAGAGATCACttaagaacccatactggagaaaagccataTGCATGTGAA ctACAATCAGGATTGAATGTCGATGAAGTACAACAAGTGTGA